The following is a genomic window from Ignavibacteria bacterium.
GAGATTATATCCTCTGAATCTTTAAAATTAAAATATTCATCCGAAGTTAATTTTCTTCTCAGCTTAATGACATATCTCAATGATTTCAATAACAACATAGCTGCTTATAGCATATTAAATTTTTATTCGGAACATATTGATTTACTAAATAAATCTACTGCGTCAAATTTGCACATTGATGATGCGTCAATTTTAATTGAGAAACTCCTTCCTGAAGAATTTATCAAACACCGTGTTGCTTATTTAAAACTTCCAATTGCCGAGCTTGTTTTAAAGCTTATAGAGATTTTTGATTTATATAAATTCTCAGGAAACTTTTTGAGCAAATTTATCGATGTTGTTTCGGATTATTCATCCCGGTATAGTTCCGATATCGATGGATTCCTTAACTGGTGGGACGAAGTAACAAATGATGAATCTAAAGATTTTTCCATTGCCGTTCCTGATAACTTGAATGCAGTCGAAGTCATGACAATTCACAAAGCAAAAGGTCTCGAAAAAGAAATTGTGATAATTCCTTTATGTGATTACCCGCTAAACCCTGAAGGGACTAAGGACACCTTATGGACAACGTTTAATTCTGATGACATTAAGTTAAATGTTCTTATAAAAGCAGTCAAAGACTTATCAAATACGCCCTTTGCTGAAGAATATTCCATTGAGTCTAATAGAATTATGCTTGATAAGCTCAATAAATTATATGTTGCTTTCACACGCGCAAAAGAAAAATTATTTGTTTTGACGAAATTACCGTCTGAATCAACAAACAAACCAAAGGATACGGAAGATGAAAAGAGGATAAGTATTCATTCACTTTTACATAAAACAATTTCCGCAAGTTCGTTCCCATTTCTTGCACACTGGAATCAACCGAACAATAAATTTGAACTTGGCGAAAATAAATATTTTGACACAATTCGGTCAGATGTATCAGCTTCAGTGCAAATAAATAATTATAAAAATATAGACTGGCGAAAAGAAATTATTATTAAAAATTCTATTGACACTGATAAGCTCCTGAACGAAAATATTCAGACAAGTTTAATCGAAGGTAATATTATTCACAAAATATTTTCTAATATGTATTTTATTGAAGATTTGGAACCGTCAATTAATAAAATTCATTATGAGGGATTAATCAGTACAGAACAAATTGATATGATTAAAAATGATATAACTGAGCTATTACAAATCAAGGAAGTTAATTCGTGGTTCACTGAAGAAGAATCTTTGATTTACAATGAAAAAGAAATTGTCTTAACAAACGTCGAGATAATAAGACCTGATAAAATGATTGTTAAAAATAATGAGATAAAACTTATAGAGTTTAAATCGACTACGACCATACTATCTGAACATAAAAAACAAATGGAAGCTTATGAAAATGCTTTGACAGGAATGAATTTCAAAAATATCAAAAAATTTGTTTTATACACTAGATTAAAACAGCTCAAAAGTTACTGATAAAATATTCAATGCAGGATAAGTTTTTATATAAATTAGCAAACGAAATAGTAAGCGAAAAAACTGATTTCGATAAATTGTGCGTGGTATTTCCTACTAAACGCGCAGGTTTATATTTAAAAAAATATTTATCCGGTATACTTCAAAAGAATTTTTTTCCACCCAATATTCTAAGTATACAGGATTTTATTGAATCTCATTCCGATTTAATTCTTGCCGATAATCTAGTGCTTGTATATGAATTGTTTGAACAATATAAAGAGATTTACAGCAAAGATTTTGTCTTTGAAAAATTTTATTCATTCGGAAACCTGCTCATTAATGATTTCAATAATATCGATAAAGCTCTGACTCATACGGAAAGATTATTCGGATTAATTAAAAATTACAAAGAAATTGACTTCAAATTTACTCACCCGCTTGAAGATGAGGAAGCGCTGAAAGAATTTTTTAAAAACTATGACAATTATCTTTCTAATTCCAAAAATGATTTTTTCAAAGAATTCTGGAATAAAATTGATGATTTATATAACTCATACAAAGCCCGTTTAACAGCGAAAAATATTGGTTATGAAGGAATGATTTATAGAAATTTTGTTGATAAAATTTCAGAATCAGGCTTAGAAAATAAATTTGAAAAAATCATTTTTGCAGGATTTAATTATCTAACTAAATCCGAACTCGCGATATTTAGGTACTATAAAGAAAAAAACATTGCCGAATTTTATTTTGATGCTGATTCATATTACTATTCTAATGATAACATTAAAAATCACGAGGCAGGGGGGTTCATACAAAAAGATGTTAATATACTCAGACTTAACAGTAAAAATTTAAAATGGATTGACAACAACTTTGAAACCGGCACAAAAAATATTTCTGTTTACTCGGTTGCGTCTGATTCCGGACAGTCAAAACTTGCATCTCAGCTTATCAATGAAAAAAAATATGATGCGGGTTCAACTGTTTTAATTCTTTCTGATGAAAATTTGCTCATGCCAGTTCTTAATTCCCTTCCTGAATCATGCAAAGAGTTTAACGTCTCAATGAGCTATCCACTTTATCTAACCCCGGTTAAAAGTTTCATAAACGATATTATATCTCTTCATAAAAATAAAAAATATTTCGATAGCATAATTCATTTTAACACCGAAGATTTTCAAAAAATCATTCTTCAACCTTATTTTAAATTTTTAAATACGGAAGTAATATATAATATAAAATTTAATATTACGAAAAATAAACTATTCTATATTTCATATAATGAAGTAAAATCTTTTTTTACAAAATCTAAAGTCGACCTCAGTATTTTTGAATTATTGTTTGCAGAAATTAAATCTGTTTCGGATATTGTTAATTTAATAAAAAACATTTTTACGGAAATAATTAACAATTTAAAAAAATATGAAATTAATTCTATTGAAATAGAATTTTTATATAAAACAATTTTATGTTTGAATAACCTTGGTGATATTTTGAAAAAGAACCAATATGAAATGGATTATACTGCTTTTGCAAATTTAATCACCGAGCTTATTTATAACGAAACCGTTCCTTTCACAGGCGAACCGCTGAAAGGTCTGCAAATCATGGGATTATTTGAAAGCCGCCTTATAGATTTTGAAAACGTAATTATTCTTTCTGCAAATGAAGGCAAGTTTCCACCTATGCCATCACATCAAAGCATAATCCCATATAATCTACGCAAAGCATTCGGAATGACTCTGCCTGAAGATATGGAGAAAAATTACGCGTATCTTTTTTACCGGCTTATGCAAAAAAGTAAAAACATTAACCTGCTTTATAATTCTGATTTATCATCCGAAAGCAAAGAAAAGAGCAGATATATTTATCAGATTGAATATGAGCTTTCAAGAAATTCAAACATAACCATTAAAAATGAATCCGCAATTTTTGAAGATAAATATGTAGAGCCTGGTGAAATTACTGTTGAAAAATCCGACTCGATTTTAACCGGCATGCAAAAATATGATTTTGATTACCCTGACACCAACGAAGACAAAAAATATTTCTCAGCAACTTCTTTAAATAAATATATAAACTGTCCTCTTCAATTTTATTTTAAAAGCATTATTGAGCTTGAAGAACCCGAGACACTTGCGCTTGATGTCGATGCAGGATTATTCGGAACTTTGCTTCACAATGCTATGCAGGAACTATATAGCAAAGCACAAGAACAAAACATTGAAGTAACGGAAGATTATATTAATTCTTTAAAAGCTAAGATCGATGATCTCATAAATAAAATTTTAACTCAAAAATTTAAAAACATTGAACACAAAGGAAGATTCATTCTTATAAAGAGAACTCTAAAGTTTTACATCGATAAAATTCTCAACATGGACATTGCTCATGCTCCGTTTAGAATCTATGCTCTTGAGAAAAAAATTATTCAAGCGGTAAAAATTCCCGGTTATGATAAACCCATTAGCTTAAAAGGAGCAATCGACCGTATTGATTATACCGATAAGATTGTCCGAATAATCGATTATAAAACAGGGGAAGTAAAAATTTCAAAAACACCTGATGAAATTTATTCCAATCCTGATTATTCCACTGAGTTTCAATTGATGTTTTACAGCTATTTGCTAAAAAATGACGACGAGTTAAAAAAACTGCTCGAAGGAAAATCATTAAGAACAGGATTTTATTCAATGAGATATTTTGCAAATGAAGCAGTGATTTCACGCGAGGAATTTTCAGATGAAGATTATAAAAATGCATCTGAAAATATTACGACTATTCTTAATAACATTTTCGATAAATCAATACCGTTTACACAAGCAACTGATATGAAAAGATGCAAGTATTGTGACTTCAGAATAATCTGTCATCGCCTCGAAGAGAAATAACCATTCATTTATATACTCATCCAAATTCGGTATCTTTGTATATGTCCAAAGAATTATCAAAAGAACAACCAAAATCTCAAAAATATATTGTAACCTCAGCGCTTACTTATGCCAATGGAGATACACATTTAGGTCATATTGCCGGTTCAATTTTACCAGGTGATATTTATGCGCGTTACCGCCGTTTAAGAGGTGATGATATTATTTATGTCTGCGGCTCGGATGAATACGGCACCGCAATCGAAATGGCTGCGATAAAAGAAAATATCACTCCTCAGGAAGTTATCGACAAATACCATACCGCAAATAAAAAAGCTTACGAAGATTTTGGAATCTCGTTCGATGTTTATTCCAGAACTTCGCTTGATATTCATAAACAAACCGCCCGTGATTTTTTCCTGAATCTTTATGACAAAAACATTTTATATACTAAGACCGAAAAACAACTTTACTCTATTAAGCTCGATACATTCTTAGCCGACAGGTTTGTTGAAGGAACTTGCCCCATATGCGGATACGAAGCCGCACGTGGCGACCAATGCGAAAATTGCGGCAACAGCTTAGACCCGCTTCAATTGATAAATCCGGTTTCAAAAATTTCAGGTGATGTTCCGATTGTTAAGGAAACTTCTAATTTTTATTTTCCGCTTACAAAATTTCAAAATGATTTACAAAAATGGCTTGATACTAAAAAAGACTGGAAGCCGAATGTCGTAAATTACGCAAAAGGTTTATTCAAAACAGGACTCGTTGACCGTTCCGTTACACGAGACTTAAAATGGGGCATACCTGTTCCCGTTCAGGGATATGAGAATAAAGTAATTTATGTATGGATTGAAGCTCCCGTCGGATATATTTCTGCAACTAAAGATTTGTTCATACAAAGAAACGAACCTGATAAATGGAAAGACTATTGGTTAGATAAAAATACAAAGCTCATTCATTTTCTCGGCAAGGACAACGTTATTTTTCACGCAATCATTTTCCCGTCTATGTTGATGGCTCACGGTGATTTTGTTCTGCCTGATAACATTCCGGCAAATGAATATCTGAATATCAGCGGAGCAAAATTTTCAAAAAGCAAAGGCATCGGTGTGCTTGTTAAAGATGTCGTTAAAGAATTTAATCCTGATGTTATACGCTATGCAATGGCTTCTAACATGCCCGAAAACAAAGACTCTGAGTTCAGTTGGGATGATGTTTACAACAAAAACAATTCCGAGCTTTCCGATATTCTTGGCAACTATATAAACCGTGTGTCTGTTTTTGCAAAATCAAAATTCGATAACAAAATTCCTGCCAGAATTGAAAACGGAAACGATGAGATTCTTAATGAAGTTAAAAAACAAGCTGAATTAATTTCTTCTCATTATGAAAAATATCGCTTCAAAGATGCATTAGCCGAAACAATGAACATGGCTCGCCTTGCAAATAAATATTTCAACGACAGCGAACCCTGGAAAGTTATCAGAGAAGATAAAGACAAATGCGGTCACATAATAAATAACTGTCTGCAAATAAGCTACAGTCTTGCAATTGCGATTTCAACCGTACTTCCTTTTACTTCAGATAGAATTATTAATATTTTAAATACAGATAAAAAATATTTCAGCTGGGAAAGAATCGGAGAAATAAATTTAATATCAGGAAATTCTCTCGGCGAGAATGAAATCCTTTTTCCTAAACTTGAAAAACCTGTGCAAGAAGAAAACAAAGAACCCGTTATTAACCAAAAAGATAATCTCATCGATATAAATGACTTCAAAAAAACCGAATTAAAAATTGCCAAGATAATTGAAGCAGAGAAAGTTCCTAAAAGCAAAAAACTTCTTAAGCTGAAAGTAAGAACAGGTGATAAAACCAAGCAGATTGTCTCAGGCATTTCAGAACATTATACCCCCGAAGAGCTTATCGGTAAGTCAATAGTTATCGTAGATAATTTGAAGCCGTCGAAATTAATGGGAATCGATTCTGAGGGAATGCTTCTCGCAGCAAAGAAAGACGGCAAGCTTCGTATTGTGACCGTTGATAATGAAATCGATGACGGCGCTGAAGTAAGTTAATCTAAAACCTTGATATACAAATTCCGAAATTTTATTTATAATTTTTCCGAACGGACTTTTTTAATGGGCGTGATCAACATTACTCCCGATTCATTTTCCGATGGCGGCAAATATTATTCCGAAACCGCTTTAACTGAAAAAGCTGTTGCCGACGCGATACAAATGGAAAAAGATGGAGCGGATTTCATTGATATTGGCGGTGAGTCAACCCGTCCCGGTGCTGAAACGGTTTCACTTAATGAAGAATTAAATCGTGTCATTCCTGCAATTTCGGAGCTTTCAAAAAAAATTAGAATTCCCATTTCAATTGATACATATAAATCCCAAGTTGCAGAAGAAGCTTTAAAAAACGGTGCAGAGATTGTAAATGACATTAGCGGATTTAAGTTTGATAACAAAATGACAGATATTACTGCGAAACACAATGCTTCATGCATTTTGATGCACATCAAAGGAACGCCTAAAGACATGCAGAAGAATCCCGAATATGAAAATGTTATTAAAGAAGTTTATGATTATTTAAATGATTCAATTAACATTGCAAAGAATGCCGGTGTAAAGCAGATTATTACCGATGTCGGCATTGGTTTCGGCAAGTCACTCGAACATAACACGGTCTTATTAAAAAATCTGAATTATTTTCAGAAACTTGGTCATCCCATTTTGCTTGGTGTTTCAAGAAAAAGTTTTATGAATAAAATTTTTCCTGTTGAAATGAACGAACGTCTTGAAGGAACTATTACCGCAAATACAATCGGTATTATGAACGGCGCAAATATCCTGCGGGTTCACGATATAAAAGAAAATTTACGTGCGGTAAAAATTGCAGACTACATAAAATATAAAACAGCTTGATATGTCCATAGAGAAAGCAAAAAAAGCAGATAAAGTTGACTTTGACCAATATGCTGATGTTTATGAAAAAACTCTCGAAGATGATTTAAAATTTTTCGGTGAAGAAAATTCTTATTTTGCAGAATACAAAATCAAGCTCGTCGAAGAATTATTAAGCTCTCCTTCAAAAAATATTCTGGAATACGGCTGCGGTATAGGTCGCAATGTCAAATTTTTTAAGCAGTATTTTCCTAACGCAAATGTCGAAGCTTGTGATATTTCTGAAAAAAGTCTGGAAATAGCAAAAAAAGAAAACCCTGATGTGAAGTTTAACTTAATAAGCGATGAGTTTGTAAATCAAAACGCTGGTAAATTTGATTTAATTTTTGTCTCCTGTGTATTTCATCACATCGAACCTTCCTTGCGCCATGGAGCAATAACAAATATTTCAAAGCTCTTAAAAAGCAAAGGTAAGTTGTTCATATTTGAACACAATCCTTATAACCCTGTTACTTTGAAAATCGTAAAAGACTGCGTATGGGATGCAGATGCGATTTTGTTAAAGCCGCAAGAAACAAAGGAGTTAATTTCTTATGCAGGCTTAAAGCTCGATAAAATGAATTACACACTCTTCTTCCCTGCTTTTTTAAAGTCCTTGAGATTTATGGAAAATTATTTGAGGTTTATTCCGATGGGTGGTCAATACTTCGTTATGGCAAGTAAAAACTAATTTGTCATTCCAGCGAAGGCTGGAATCCAAACTAAAATATCAAAGAAATACATTACATTGACTCAGAAACAAGTTCAGGGTGACAAAATAA
Proteins encoded in this region:
- a CDS encoding PD-(D/E)XK nuclease family protein produces the protein MQDKFLYKLANEIVSEKTDFDKLCVVFPTKRAGLYLKKYLSGILQKNFFPPNILSIQDFIESHSDLILADNLVLVYELFEQYKEIYSKDFVFEKFYSFGNLLINDFNNIDKALTHTERLFGLIKNYKEIDFKFTHPLEDEEALKEFFKNYDNYLSNSKNDFFKEFWNKIDDLYNSYKARLTAKNIGYEGMIYRNFVDKISESGLENKFEKIIFAGFNYLTKSELAIFRYYKEKNIAEFYFDADSYYYSNDNIKNHEAGGFIQKDVNILRLNSKNLKWIDNNFETGTKNISVYSVASDSGQSKLASQLINEKKYDAGSTVLILSDENLLMPVLNSLPESCKEFNVSMSYPLYLTPVKSFINDIISLHKNKKYFDSIIHFNTEDFQKIILQPYFKFLNTEVIYNIKFNITKNKLFYISYNEVKSFFTKSKVDLSIFELLFAEIKSVSDIVNLIKNIFTEIINNLKKYEINSIEIEFLYKTILCLNNLGDILKKNQYEMDYTAFANLITELIYNETVPFTGEPLKGLQIMGLFESRLIDFENVIILSANEGKFPPMPSHQSIIPYNLRKAFGMTLPEDMEKNYAYLFYRLMQKSKNINLLYNSDLSSESKEKSRYIYQIEYELSRNSNITIKNESAIFEDKYVEPGEITVEKSDSILTGMQKYDFDYPDTNEDKKYFSATSLNKYINCPLQFYFKSIIELEEPETLALDVDAGLFGTLLHNAMQELYSKAQEQNIEVTEDYINSLKAKIDDLINKILTQKFKNIEHKGRFILIKRTLKFYIDKILNMDIAHAPFRIYALEKKIIQAVKIPGYDKPISLKGAIDRIDYTDKIVRIIDYKTGEVKISKTPDEIYSNPDYSTEFQLMFYSYLLKNDDELKKLLEGKSLRTGFYSMRYFANEAVISREEFSDEDYKNASENITTILNNIFDKSIPFTQATDMKRCKYCDFRIICHRLEEK
- the metG gene encoding methionine--tRNA ligase, with translation MSKELSKEQPKSQKYIVTSALTYANGDTHLGHIAGSILPGDIYARYRRLRGDDIIYVCGSDEYGTAIEMAAIKENITPQEVIDKYHTANKKAYEDFGISFDVYSRTSLDIHKQTARDFFLNLYDKNILYTKTEKQLYSIKLDTFLADRFVEGTCPICGYEAARGDQCENCGNSLDPLQLINPVSKISGDVPIVKETSNFYFPLTKFQNDLQKWLDTKKDWKPNVVNYAKGLFKTGLVDRSVTRDLKWGIPVPVQGYENKVIYVWIEAPVGYISATKDLFIQRNEPDKWKDYWLDKNTKLIHFLGKDNVIFHAIIFPSMLMAHGDFVLPDNIPANEYLNISGAKFSKSKGIGVLVKDVVKEFNPDVIRYAMASNMPENKDSEFSWDDVYNKNNSELSDILGNYINRVSVFAKSKFDNKIPARIENGNDEILNEVKKQAELISSHYEKYRFKDALAETMNMARLANKYFNDSEPWKVIREDKDKCGHIINNCLQISYSLAIAISTVLPFTSDRIINILNTDKKYFSWERIGEINLISGNSLGENEILFPKLEKPVQEENKEPVINQKDNLIDINDFKKTELKIAKIIEAEKVPKSKKLLKLKVRTGDKTKQIVSGISEHYTPEELIGKSIVIVDNLKPSKLMGIDSEGMLLAAKKDGKLRIVTVDNEIDDGAEVS
- the folP gene encoding dihydropteroate synthase; translated protein: MGVINITPDSFSDGGKYYSETALTEKAVADAIQMEKDGADFIDIGGESTRPGAETVSLNEELNRVIPAISELSKKIRIPISIDTYKSQVAEEALKNGAEIVNDISGFKFDNKMTDITAKHNASCILMHIKGTPKDMQKNPEYENVIKEVYDYLNDSINIAKNAGVKQIITDVGIGFGKSLEHNTVLLKNLNYFQKLGHPILLGVSRKSFMNKIFPVEMNERLEGTITANTIGIMNGANILRVHDIKENLRAVKIADYIKYKTA
- a CDS encoding class I SAM-dependent methyltransferase, whose translation is MSIEKAKKADKVDFDQYADVYEKTLEDDLKFFGEENSYFAEYKIKLVEELLSSPSKNILEYGCGIGRNVKFFKQYFPNANVEACDISEKSLEIAKKENPDVKFNLISDEFVNQNAGKFDLIFVSCVFHHIEPSLRHGAITNISKLLKSKGKLFIFEHNPYNPVTLKIVKDCVWDADAILLKPQETKELISYAGLKLDKMNYTLFFPAFLKSLRFMENYLRFIPMGGQYFVMASKN